The nucleotide sequence CCGGCAGTGGATTCCGTCCTCCTTCCCAACGCCGCAGTCATGAGCGCCCTGCAAAACCTTGTACGGCTCGCCACTGAGCTTTGCGGTGCCCCGTTTGGGGTAGTCAATATCATCAGCGCCAAATACCAGCACCAAATCGGGGCCTGGGGCGTGGAGCCCGGTGTCTGTTCCCGGGAGGACTCGATGTGCGCCAAGGTCTTCCTCTCCCGGGAGCGGACGGTGGTGGCAGACGCTTCCCGGGATCCACGCTTTGCCGACAACCCTTTTGTCACGGGAGAAATAGGCAACGTCCGCTTCTACGCGTCGGTGCCGCTGCAAACCGAATCGGGCTTCGTGCCGGGAACCTTGTGTGTTTTCTCGGACGAGACCAAGGAACTGAGCCAGGAACAGCTCGGGATGTTGGAGGTTCTGGCCAAGCAGGTGGTTGAGCTCCTGGAACTTCAGCACCGTACCGCCCAGCTGGACCGCACCTATTCCGAGCTCAGGGCAAGCAACGCCAAGCTCGCAGGATTCGCCGGACGGGTAAGCCATGACCTGCGCATCCCCCTGACCACCATCCTCGGATACGTCGAACTGGTGGAGGACGACCCCGACATTGAGCCCAACAGCCCCGCTGCACGGTACCTGGACCGCATTGGCGCCAGCGGGCGGCGGATGCTGGGGATGCTGGAAGACGTCCTCAGCTACTCACGCGTCGGTGGCGGCATCCAGCCTGCCCGCGTCTCGCTGCTCGAGGTCACCCAAGAGGTGGTGAGGGATCTTGGAATAGAGAACGACGGAATCGTTGACGTCCAGGACATCACTGTGCACGCGGACCGTGGGCAGCTGCGGACACTCCTGCAGAACCTGCTGTCCAACGCCATGAACTACCGCAGCCCCGAGCGGGATCCCAGGGTCAGCATCAGCGGTGTTTCCAATTACCATGGCGCAACCGTCTACATCGCGGACAACGGCAAGGGCATCAAACCCGAGGACCGCCACAAAGTTCTGGAACCCCTGGTGCGGCTGCGCCGGGAAGGCGACGGCCCGGGTTCCGGGCTGGGCCTGGCAACCTGCAGCAGCATCGCGAAAGCCCACGGCGGCGACCTCAGCATCGCCGAAACCCCCGGCGGCGGCACCACTATTGCGGTGAGTTTTCCGGCCGGGACGTAGAAGCCGGGCTACTTTGCGGCCTTGTCTTTCCCAGGCTTCTTGTCGCTCTTGCCATCGCTCTTGGTCTTGGCAATGTCCGCGCCGTTCATATCTGCCGGAGACTGGCCTGAGGGGGCCTGGACGGGGAGGTCCTGAACGGGGATGCCCTGCACCACCGGTTCCGGGGCTTGCTCCGGCACCGATGTCACTGGCACGTTGACTACTTCCGCCGGCACAACCGCGGAGGGCGAAGGAGCTGCCGGCACCGGAAGGATCGGCGAGGAAGGTTGCGGATCGGCCTGCGACACACCGTTATCGGAAGGCTGGGACGGGTCGGCTGTATTGCCGGCCGAGGACAGCCCTTGGGAAAGCACCAGCAGGGCGAGGGGAATGGCCACTGCTGCAGCTGCCACACCCCGTGCGGTCTTGGGCCGCCGTTTACTGAAGTCACGGATTCCGGCAACCGTCGCCGGCTTCCTGTTCCGCGGCCGGATAGCCGCCGGTCGGGTGGCAAGGCCACCCGCATTGGGCGTCAACGCCGTCGGCGCCTGAAGCGGAGTCCGCTGCGGGACGGGCGGAAGGATCGCAGTCCTGCGCCCTGATTGGACACCCTCCTCCGACAGCGCTTGCTCCACGTCCTGGGCCGCGGGTCGTTTTTCCGGGTCCATGTCCGTCATCGCCTCCAGGAGGGAGCGCAGCGGAGCAGGCAGTTCCAGCGGAATCTGCGGGGCTCTATGAAGACGCGCCGAGGCTGTCTCCACCGGCGTACCCGGATACTCCGCATGACCTGTCAGGCATTCCAGGAGCACCAGGCCCAGCGAGTAGATGTCGCTTTTTGGCGTCAGGTGCAGGCCCTGCGCCTGCTCCGGGCTGAGGTACTGCGCCGTGCCAACGGTGAATCCGGTCGCGGTGAGGCGGTTATCGTTCATCACCAGGGCGACCCCAAAGTCCGCCAGCTTCACCGACTGAGCCAGCCCGTCGTCGTCGGACACCAGGATGTTGGCCGGCTTGATGTCACGGTGGATGACGCCGTGTTCGTGGACCTGGGACAAGGCTCCGGCGATCCGGATCCCGATCCGCGCGGTTTCGGGAACAGTGAGCGGCCCGTCGGCCAGGAGGGCGCGCAGGTCCCGCCCTTGGGCGAGTTCCATGACCAGGTAGGCACGTTCTTCGTCGTTGCGCGTATCGACGCCCGCGTCAAAGGCTGCCACCAGTCCGGGATGGTCGAAGGCAGCGAGGAGGCGCATTTCGGTTTCCTGGCGGGTGCGGAACGATTCGTCGCCGGAGCCGGGGAGGAAGATCTTCACAGCAACCTCACGGCCGAGGACCAGGTCAGTCGCCTGATGGACAGTGGACATCGCGCCGCGGCCCAGGAGGGGTCCAAGTTGGTAGCGGCCGTCGAGTGCGCCGCTTGTTTCCGTGCCGTTCACGGAATCGGGGGCGCCAGCGCCCACGGTTATTTCGTTGTAGCCCACGGTTGTCACGTCCTTTGGGACCACCTGGCGCGGCACGGACCCAATCTCTGCCCGCCGGTACCAAGTAATGCCGTCAATCACATTTCACGTAGCCGCTTGGCCGGTTGCTTCAGCCCTCGCGGCCTGAGCAACTCAGCTCAAACAGCATCATCCGGTTTCACCAGATAAGTCATCAGGATACTGATTAAATCACGGTAAGGACAATGGGACGCTTCACGAAGGGCCTCATCAGGGCGATACGCCCGTCCGCCGTCGGGCGTTTCCGTACGTGACGCAGGGAACTGCGCCCCTTTGGCCGGCAGGGCACAATGGGAAGCATGACCCTCACAACTTTCGCCCTCGTCCGCCATGGCCAGACCGACTGGAACGCGGAGCGCCGGTTGCAGGGAGCCACTGACATCCCCTTGAACGACGTCGGGCGCGGCCAGGCGCGCGACGCCGTCGCCTTCCTGTCCGGCCAGCAATGGGACACGGTAGTGTCCTCGCCGCTGAGCCGGGCGGCAGAAACGGCGGAAATCATCGCCAACGGACTAGGACTCTCCGTGGCCCGGCTGGTGCCGGACCTCACTGAGCGCAGCTTTGGGCCGGCGGAAGGTTTGCAGGCCGGACCGGAACTGGAGGCCTTGCGCATCCCCGGCGGTTTCCGCGGTGGCGAAAGTGACGACGACGCTGCCGCGCGCGGCATTGCTGCGCTGGAGTCCCTGGCCCAGGAGTTCGCAGGCAAGCGCGTTCTGGTGGTTGCCCACGGCACGCTGATCCGGCTGACGTTGAGCCGCGCGATTGGCCGCACCCTGGACAGTGTCCAGAACGCTGTGTTGAACCTCGCCCACCATCACCCTGTTGACGGCTGGCAGCTTGAGTACTTCAACGGCGAGCGCATCGCGGCAGACGTTCAGGCCTGAACAGGCCTTTCCGGAGCAAGTCTCCTGGCTTCCTCAAGCAGGCCGGCTACCCAGTCTTCCATTGCCCCACCAAGGTGGCGGGCAAGGAACGTTCCGGCTCCGGGAAGATCGAAGACTGCGATTGCCTGGTTCCCGGCTGACCCTGGCCCCGCATAAAACGTCACCTTGCCCCGATGAATCCCGGCGATGTCGAAGCAAAGCGTGGTCCTGGAATCGAGGGATGATGCCCATGCAGCGATCGACTCGGGCGTGAAGGTATTGATGGCCGCTACTCCCTTGGACGCCGACTGACCGGACGCAGGTTAAGTAGCGGAAAAGGCAGGATCGTGACGCGGAAGTCCTATTTGGCCTGAAGCCGCGACTTCAACTGTTCGGTGTAGTCCGTGTACGCCGCCGCAATTTCTTCCAGGTCCACCGTTTGCGGGAAGTCGATGACCGGCTGGCATTCGGCGAGGTAGCTGGTGGTTTCTT is from Paenarthrobacter nicotinovorans and encodes:
- a CDS encoding histidine phosphatase family protein, yielding MGSMTLTTFALVRHGQTDWNAERRLQGATDIPLNDVGRGQARDAVAFLSGQQWDTVVSSPLSRAAETAEIIANGLGLSVARLVPDLTERSFGPAEGLQAGPELEALRIPGGFRGGESDDDAAARGIAALESLAQEFAGKRVLVVAHGTLIRLTLSRAIGRTLDSVQNAVLNLAHHHPVDGWQLEYFNGERIAADVQA
- a CDS encoding serine/threonine-protein kinase, with the translated sequence MGYNEITVGAGAPDSVNGTETSGALDGRYQLGPLLGRGAMSTVHQATDLVLGREVAVKIFLPGSGDESFRTRQETEMRLLAAFDHPGLVAAFDAGVDTRNDEERAYLVMELAQGRDLRALLADGPLTVPETARIGIRIAGALSQVHEHGVIHRDIKPANILVSDDDGLAQSVKLADFGVALVMNDNRLTATGFTVGTAQYLSPEQAQGLHLTPKSDIYSLGLVLLECLTGHAEYPGTPVETASARLHRAPQIPLELPAPLRSLLEAMTDMDPEKRPAAQDVEQALSEEGVQSGRRTAILPPVPQRTPLQAPTALTPNAGGLATRPAAIRPRNRKPATVAGIRDFSKRRPKTARGVAAAAVAIPLALLVLSQGLSSAGNTADPSQPSDNGVSQADPQPSSPILPVPAAPSPSAVVPAEVVNVPVTSVPEQAPEPVVQGIPVQDLPVQAPSGQSPADMNGADIAKTKSDGKSDKKPGKDKAAK
- a CDS encoding GAF domain-containing sensor histidine kinase, translating into MTEIQGRLAFTTDFGRDMELQEYGLDPAVDSVLLPNAAVMSALQNLVRLATELCGAPFGVVNIISAKYQHQIGAWGVEPGVCSREDSMCAKVFLSRERTVVADASRDPRFADNPFVTGEIGNVRFYASVPLQTESGFVPGTLCVFSDETKELSQEQLGMLEVLAKQVVELLELQHRTAQLDRTYSELRASNAKLAGFAGRVSHDLRIPLTTILGYVELVEDDPDIEPNSPAARYLDRIGASGRRMLGMLEDVLSYSRVGGGIQPARVSLLEVTQEVVRDLGIENDGIVDVQDITVHADRGQLRTLLQNLLSNAMNYRSPERDPRVSISGVSNYHGATVYIADNGKGIKPEDRHKVLEPLVRLRREGDGPGSGLGLATCSSIAKAHGGDLSIAETPGGGTTIAVSFPAGT